From the genome of Reinekea thalattae:
GCAGGAGTCTGGTCGTATCGATCAGATGGAAGGCCAAATGCTGCGTATTAAAGACCGACACGATCGTGACTTTGTTTATGGCCCAACACACGAAGAAGTGATCACCGATATTGCTCGCAACGAACTCAAAAGCTACAAGCAATTACCGATCAATCTGTATCAGATCCAAACCAAATTCCGTGATGAGTTCCGTCCTCGCTTTGGTGTAATGCGCTCTCGTGAGTTCATCATGAAAGATGGCTACTCCTTCCATGTTGATCAACAAAGCCTGAGCGAAGAATACGACAACATGTATCAAGCCTACAGCCGCATTTTTCAACGCTTAGGTCTGGACTTCCGCGCTGTACTGGCCGATACCGGTGCAATGGGCGGTAAAGCCTCACACGAATTCCAAGTTTTAGCCGACTCTGGTGAAGACTTTATTGCTTACGCCGTCGGTGGTAGTTATGCGGCAAACATTGAGCAGGCTGAAGCGCTGATGCCAGCAGGTGAACGCGCAGCACCAAGCCAAGAAATGACTTTAGTCGATACGCCAGATGCTAAAACCATCGACCAGCTGGTTGAACAATTTAACCTACCGATTGAGAAAACGGTGAAAACACTGATCGTTGAAGCCAGCGAAGACAGCGAGCACGAGTTGATTGCTCTGATTATCCGTGGTGATCACGAACTCAACGAGCTAAAAGCTGAGAAGCTTGCGCAGGTTAAAGCGCCGCTGACCATGGCCGACGAAGCCGCGATTAAACAAATCATTGGTGCAGCGCCAGGCTCGCTTGGCCCTGTTGCTCTAAAAGTGCCATTTATCGTCGATCGCGCTGTTACACTGATGTCTGATTTCGGTGCCGGCGCCAATATCGATGGTAAGCACTACTTTAATATTAACTGGGATCGTGACGTCGCCTTAGGTGAGGTTGCCGACTTACGCAATGTTGTCGCTGGTGACCCAAGCCCTGATGGCGTAGGCACGCTCGACATCGTTAAGGGTATCGAAGTCGGCCATATCTTCCAGCTTGGCGATAAATACGCCAAGGCACTGAACGCAAACGTACTGGATCAGGCCGGTAAAGCCAGCACCATGCTAATGGGCTGTTATGGCATTGGCGTAACCCGAATCGTTGCTGCGGCTATTGAACAGAACTTTGATGAGAACGGCATTAAATGGCCAGGTGCCATTGCACCGTTCCATGTCGGCATCGTGCCGTTGAACGCCCATAAGTCGCCACAGGTGATGGAAGTCGCAGAGAAGCTTTACCAAGAGCTACAGGATGCAGGCTTCGATGTGTTACTGGATGATCGCGACAAGAAAACCAGCCCTGGCGTTAAGTTTGCCGATATGGAATTGATCGGCATTCCACACCGTTTAGTGGTTAGCGATCGCGGCCTCGAAAACGGCATGATTGAATACAAAGCAAGAAATGAAGCCGACAAGGTTGAGATTGCATTAAGCGAAGCCATCAGCCATATCAAGGCGCAGATGAACTAGCCGGTTTAAGTAGCAGAAAACCTCCAATCCCTAAAAACCGAGCACTGCTCGGTTTTTTTTCGCTTGCGGTCAGCCCCCTACCGCTCAAGTATCTAAATCTAAGCACTTAATAAACCTAAGCACTTATAAACCTAGGCACTTATAAACCTAGGCACTTATAAACCAAAGCACGACAAATCGAGTCACCTGACAACATTTACAACAGCCACAAGTCTGACTAGTGTTAAACAAAGCAGTACTCAATAACAACAACCAAAAAGGAGCTGACTTATGGCTGTTCATGCTATGACAGTGGCCGACTGTATGGTGCCACCCAAACTGACCTTGAAAGCTGAAATCACCATTCACGATGCGGTACGTAAAATGATTCAGGCGCACGTTATTGGTGCTGCGGTATTAGACGAACAGGCGCATGTTGTTGGCTACATATCCGAACAAGACTGCCTGCAACACTTACTGAACGAAAGCTACCACCACGAAGGCCAAATGCTGGTCAACGATGTGATGCATAAAGATGTGCTCTTTGCCCTGCCTGATATGTCGATTGTCGATCTAGCGCAGCTAATGTGCGGCAATAAGCCTAAGAAATACCCAGTCTGTAGCCCTAGTGGCCGCTTACTTGGCATCATCACCCGCACACAGGTATTGCAAGCCTTACTAAAACAGGGCTGAGTGCTGCCATCTAACCCAAGAGATTATTCAATATCTCTTTTATACAGTCGCCTAGCCAGCCATTGGCGACTTAGCGGATTCACTGACCCTAAGTTCACAGATTGATGCCCTGTTTTACCTCAATGACTCGATATTCACGTCATTTTCATTAAAATAGCGCCCCTTATTGTTTTTGGAGCCAAAACCCTGATGCTACCCCGCCTACACGAGATCGACTCGGTACAGCAGTCTTACCTTGCTTTTTTAAAAGCATTGCAAGAATGTGGGTTCTCAGGTGAGCTTTGCCCAGACTACGCCAACCGTACGGTACTGGCGACGGACAACTCCATATACCAAGTTCTGCCGCAAGCGGTTGTCTACCCAAAAAACACCCAAGATGTGCAACATATTTGCCGCCTAGCCGCGACCGATGAATGGCAGCACATCGTGCTTTCTCCTAGAGGTGGCGGCACCGGCACCAACGGCCAATCGTTAACCGATGGCATTGTCGTCGACCTATCTCGCCATATGAACCAGCTGTTGGAAATCAACGCTAAAGAGGGTTGGGTACGGGTGCAAACCGGCGTCATTAAAGACCAGCTAAACCAAGCTCTAAAGCCGTTCGGTTTGTTTTTTGCACCTGAACTTTCAACCAGTAACCGAGCAACCATCGGCGGTATGATCAATACCGATGCCAGCGGCCAAGGCTCAGTTAGATATGGCAAAACTCGCGATCACGTGCTGCAACTCTCTACCGTATTGTTAGGTGGCGAACTCATGCACAGCGCTGCAATGTCGAAACAGCAATTAGAGCCGATGCTGTCACAGCAGGATCGTATCAGCCAGGTACACGCTACCGTCAACGATATCTATCAGCGTCGCGAACAGGATATCAAAGCCAAATTTCCACCACTGAATCGCTGCCTGACAGGCTACGATTTAGCGCATATTTATGAACAGGATCACTTCAACCTCAACAGCGTGTTGTGCGGCTCCGAAGGCACCCTAGGCTTTATTGTTGAGGCCAAGCTCAATGTCTTGCCTATTCCGAAAACCTCGGCTCTGGTTAACGTTTTTTATGACTCATTTGAAGCTTCGTTGCGTGATGCACAATCGCTAATGAGTGCCAAACCAGCATCGATTGAAACCATCGACAGCACGGTATTAGGTTTAGCTAAGCAAGACATCATCTGGCATACCGTCAGCCAGCACTTCAATGCGCCTGCTATTGAAGGCATTAATTTGGTCGAATACACCGGCGACAGCGAAGAAGAACTGCAACAGCAGCTTCAGCAACTGACGCAAAGGCTCGAGTCAGAAACCGGCAAAGCCGGTAAAAACACCGGCTTTTCTATTGCTATGGGCAGCATTGATGTCAAACAGATTTGGACGATGCGTAAAAAAGCGGTCGGCCTATTAGGCAACGCCAATGGTGAACGACGTCCTGTCCCCTTTGTTGAAGACACCGCAGTACCACCTGAAAATCTTGCCGACTTCATTATGGAATTCAGAGCCGTACTGGACAGAGAAAAACTGCGCTACGGCATGTTTGGCCATGTCGACGCTGGTGTTTTACACGTTCGCCCTGCTCTGGATTTAAAAGACGAGCAACAGTTTAAATTAATTCGAAAAATCACCGCCGAAGTCGTTGAGCTTGTTAAGAAATATAATGGCTTACTTTGGGGTGAACACGGTAAAGGTGTGCGTTCAGAATTCTCACCAGATTTTTTTGGTGATCTGTACCCAGAACTGCAAAACCTAAAGCGAGCGTTCGATCCCTTTAATCAGCTAAACCCCGGCAAAATTGCCAACGCCGACGATAAGGTAGAGCTGCTAAAAATCGATCAGGTAACAACACGTGGTGAGCTGGACAGAACCA
Proteins encoded in this window:
- a CDS encoding proline--tRNA ligase, which produces MRASRYLLSTVKETPADAVIDSHKLMIRAGLVRQLASGLYSWLPTGRRVLSKVEKIIREELDRAGAQEVLMPTVQPAELWQESGRIDQMEGQMLRIKDRHDRDFVYGPTHEEVITDIARNELKSYKQLPINLYQIQTKFRDEFRPRFGVMRSREFIMKDGYSFHVDQQSLSEEYDNMYQAYSRIFQRLGLDFRAVLADTGAMGGKASHEFQVLADSGEDFIAYAVGGSYAANIEQAEALMPAGERAAPSQEMTLVDTPDAKTIDQLVEQFNLPIEKTVKTLIVEASEDSEHELIALIIRGDHELNELKAEKLAQVKAPLTMADEAAIKQIIGAAPGSLGPVALKVPFIVDRAVTLMSDFGAGANIDGKHYFNINWDRDVALGEVADLRNVVAGDPSPDGVGTLDIVKGIEVGHIFQLGDKYAKALNANVLDQAGKASTMLMGCYGIGVTRIVAAAIEQNFDENGIKWPGAIAPFHVGIVPLNAHKSPQVMEVAEKLYQELQDAGFDVLLDDRDKKTSPGVKFADMELIGIPHRLVVSDRGLENGMIEYKARNEADKVEIALSEAISHIKAQMN
- a CDS encoding CBS domain-containing protein, which codes for MAVHAMTVADCMVPPKLTLKAEITIHDAVRKMIQAHVIGAAVLDEQAHVVGYISEQDCLQHLLNESYHHEGQMLVNDVMHKDVLFALPDMSIVDLAQLMCGNKPKKYPVCSPSGRLLGIITRTQVLQALLKQG
- the ydiJ gene encoding D-2-hydroxyglutarate dehydrogenase YdiJ, with protein sequence MLPRLHEIDSVQQSYLAFLKALQECGFSGELCPDYANRTVLATDNSIYQVLPQAVVYPKNTQDVQHICRLAATDEWQHIVLSPRGGGTGTNGQSLTDGIVVDLSRHMNQLLEINAKEGWVRVQTGVIKDQLNQALKPFGLFFAPELSTSNRATIGGMINTDASGQGSVRYGKTRDHVLQLSTVLLGGELMHSAAMSKQQLEPMLSQQDRISQVHATVNDIYQRREQDIKAKFPPLNRCLTGYDLAHIYEQDHFNLNSVLCGSEGTLGFIVEAKLNVLPIPKTSALVNVFYDSFEASLRDAQSLMSAKPASIETIDSTVLGLAKQDIIWHTVSQHFNAPAIEGINLVEYTGDSEEELQQQLQQLTQRLESETGKAGKNTGFSIAMGSIDVKQIWTMRKKAVGLLGNANGERRPVPFVEDTAVPPENLADFIMEFRAVLDREKLRYGMFGHVDAGVLHVRPALDLKDEQQFKLIRKITAEVVELVKKYNGLLWGEHGKGVRSEFSPDFFGDLYPELQNLKRAFDPFNQLNPGKIANADDKVELLKIDQVTTRGELDRTISLKNWSQFSSGMYCNGNGACFNYDPLDAMCPSYKISLDRKQSPKGRASLIREWLRLLENKSYDTTELIKQRQLPLLHFIPRAFNSLTKGFGQYDFNHEIESAMSTCLSCKSCKGQCPVKVDVPEFRSQFLQHYYSRYLRPLKDYFIGMLEFIMPLLTLTPVKWLYNFFMSQRPIKALLKHIAGMVDSPLLSSVNFKQELKKRDVHYATAKNIDGLSDTEKARSLIIVQDAFTSFFETETFMDIVDCLKLLGFNVFIMPYQPNGKPLHIHGFLKLFKRVSNKALKRLTALQQSGIALVGIDPAMTLTYRTEYQNYTDGSAVNVQLLQEFLLQNRPLLQSHAQYFKPGVAKLLGHCTEKTNAPAAVKDWVAIFSALNQELREEQVGCCGMAGTFGHETRNRDNSEQIYNLSWRNVIQENEPETLLTTGYSCRSQVKRLSHQQLAHPLQYLLKQAV